The Primulina eburnea isolate SZY01 chromosome 8, ASM2296580v1, whole genome shotgun sequence genome contains a region encoding:
- the LOC140837619 gene encoding uncharacterized protein isoform X2, whose protein sequence is MSRRSNAYNGSERKSKVDNLNGVCVYPYKWRCLPQEIVFEILLRLPAQVIHDVMRSVYDEWKLMISTKDFIYNHLRNSTSGIIIVEENKTANGIYVEMRRGRLEICKFDCRDSYLVGSSVNGLVMAIAEGKKGDKEALYIINPLTEQREAVPYEFCSLERTTLALDEASMKYKVVLSFCPNGLPCVSVLTIGVDNDWRNLDIKHISKKGRESLFFRPFTTRGYVHWMGNSSILTMNVETEIIYEFPRIKEFSPFASLAMGRNLSCYYLSKQRQSGEYLMEVVEMNPETGEWTKLLSSDLKPLSDRFKGLKSIKPFGVLGGGEVFLFGSEKLCAAYNVRTREIQSFELKKKAGKYLSTAHVNSMIWYK, encoded by the exons ATGTCCCGAAGATCGAATGCATACAATGGCTCTGAAAGAAAGTCGAAG GTGGATAATCTCAACGGTGTGTGCGTCTATCCTTACAAGTGGAGATGTCTTCCTCAAGAGATCGTATTCGAGATTCTTTTACGTCTTCCAGCTCAAGTTATACATGATGTTATGAGGAGTGTCTATGACGAGTGGAAGTTAATGATCAGTACGAAAGATTTTATTTACAATCATCTTCGGAATTCAACTTCTGGAATTATTATCGTGGAAGAAAACAAGACCGCGAATGGTATTTATGTTGAAATGCGACGAGGTCGTCTTGAGATATGCAAGTTTGACTGCAGGGATTCTTATTTAGTTGGAAGCAGTGTTAATGGTCTAGTGATGGCCATTGCCGAGGGGAAGAAAGGAGACAAAGAGGCTCTTTATATTATCAATCCCTTGACAGAACAACGGGAAGCTGTTCCATATGAATTTTGTTCACTAGAAAGGACAACTTTAGCATTAGATGAGGCTTCCATGAAGTATAAAGTAGTGCTCTCATTTTGTCCCAATGGGTTACCGTGTGTATCTGTGCTAACAATAGGAGTTGATAATGATTGGAGGAACCTTGACATAAAACACATATCAAAGAAAGGGCGAGAATCGTTGTTTTTTCGTCCATTTACAACTCGTGGCTATGTGCATTGGATGGGAAACTCCTCTATTTTGACAATGAATGTAGAGACTGAAATCATTTATGAATTTCCTAGGATTAAGGAATTTTCTCCATTTGCTTCTCTAGCAATGGGTCGTAATCTATCCTGTTATTATTTGTCCAAACAGAGACAGTCAGGCGAATATCTGATGGAAGTTGTCGAAATGAATCCAGAAACTGGAGAGTGGACAAAGTTGCTTAGCTCCGATTTGAAACCTCTGAGTGACAGATTCAAAGGCTTGAAATCAATCAAACCATTTGGTGTGTTAGGTGGTGGGGAGGTGTTTCTCTTCGGTTCCGAGAAACTTTGCGCAGCTTATAATGTTCGGACAAGAGAAATTCAGTCGTTTGAGTTGAAAAAAAAAGCAGGAAAATATCTTTCGACAGCTCATGTGAACAGCATGATTTGGTACAAATGA
- the LOC140837619 gene encoding uncharacterized protein isoform X1, whose translation MSRRSNAYNGSERKSKTAQVDNLNGVCVYPYKWRCLPQEIVFEILLRLPAQVIHDVMRSVYDEWKLMISTKDFIYNHLRNSTSGIIIVEENKTANGIYVEMRRGRLEICKFDCRDSYLVGSSVNGLVMAIAEGKKGDKEALYIINPLTEQREAVPYEFCSLERTTLALDEASMKYKVVLSFCPNGLPCVSVLTIGVDNDWRNLDIKHISKKGRESLFFRPFTTRGYVHWMGNSSILTMNVETEIIYEFPRIKEFSPFASLAMGRNLSCYYLSKQRQSGEYLMEVVEMNPETGEWTKLLSSDLKPLSDRFKGLKSIKPFGVLGGGEVFLFGSEKLCAAYNVRTREIQSFELKKKAGKYLSTAHVNSMIWYK comes from the exons ATGTCCCGAAGATCGAATGCATACAATGGCTCTGAAAGAAAGTCGAAG ACCGCACAGGTGGATAATCTCAACGGTGTGTGCGTCTATCCTTACAAGTGGAGATGTCTTCCTCAAGAGATCGTATTCGAGATTCTTTTACGTCTTCCAGCTCAAGTTATACATGATGTTATGAGGAGTGTCTATGACGAGTGGAAGTTAATGATCAGTACGAAAGATTTTATTTACAATCATCTTCGGAATTCAACTTCTGGAATTATTATCGTGGAAGAAAACAAGACCGCGAATGGTATTTATGTTGAAATGCGACGAGGTCGTCTTGAGATATGCAAGTTTGACTGCAGGGATTCTTATTTAGTTGGAAGCAGTGTTAATGGTCTAGTGATGGCCATTGCCGAGGGGAAGAAAGGAGACAAAGAGGCTCTTTATATTATCAATCCCTTGACAGAACAACGGGAAGCTGTTCCATATGAATTTTGTTCACTAGAAAGGACAACTTTAGCATTAGATGAGGCTTCCATGAAGTATAAAGTAGTGCTCTCATTTTGTCCCAATGGGTTACCGTGTGTATCTGTGCTAACAATAGGAGTTGATAATGATTGGAGGAACCTTGACATAAAACACATATCAAAGAAAGGGCGAGAATCGTTGTTTTTTCGTCCATTTACAACTCGTGGCTATGTGCATTGGATGGGAAACTCCTCTATTTTGACAATGAATGTAGAGACTGAAATCATTTATGAATTTCCTAGGATTAAGGAATTTTCTCCATTTGCTTCTCTAGCAATGGGTCGTAATCTATCCTGTTATTATTTGTCCAAACAGAGACAGTCAGGCGAATATCTGATGGAAGTTGTCGAAATGAATCCAGAAACTGGAGAGTGGACAAAGTTGCTTAGCTCCGATTTGAAACCTCTGAGTGACAGATTCAAAGGCTTGAAATCAATCAAACCATTTGGTGTGTTAGGTGGTGGGGAGGTGTTTCTCTTCGGTTCCGAGAAACTTTGCGCAGCTTATAATGTTCGGACAAGAGAAATTCAGTCGTTTGAGTTGAAAAAAAAAGCAGGAAAATATCTTTCGACAGCTCATGTGAACAGCATGATTTGGTACAAATGA
- the LOC140837858 gene encoding LOW QUALITY PROTEIN: carotenoid cleavage dioxygenase 8 homolog B, chloroplastic-like (The sequence of the model RefSeq protein was modified relative to this genomic sequence to represent the inferred CDS: inserted 1 base in 1 codon): protein MLDSMQSGTYLRNGPGLCHIGDYNFRHLFDGYASXFENGRLVMGHRQIESDAYKAAKKNNKLCYREFSEVPKPDSFLSYIGDLAKLFSGASLTDNANTGVVKLGDGRVVCLTETIKGSIVIDPDTLDTIGKFEYSDNLGGLIHSAHPTVADTEFLTLLPELINPGYSVVTMDPGTNEMRVIGRVSCRGGPAPGWVHSFPLTVHYVVVPEMPLRYCAQNLLKAEPTPLFKFEWHPESKGYMHVMCKASGKIVASVEVPLYVTFHFINAYEEKDEDGRVTAVIADCCEHNADTTILQKLCLQNLYLEYLLLTVNQI from the exons ATGTTGGACTCCATGCAGAGTGGAACATACCTCAGGAACGGCCCCGGCCTCTGTCACATCGGAGACTACAACTTCCGCCACCTCTTCGACGGCTACGCCT ATTTCGAGAACGGACGCCTTGTAATGGGCCATCGCCAGATCGAGTCCGATGCCTACAAAGCCGCCAAAAAGAACAACAAACTCTGCTACCGCGAATTCTCCGAAGTCCCCAAGCCCGACAGCTTCTTATCCTACATAGGCGACCTCGCAAAACTCTTCTCTGGTGCGTCTCTGACAGATAACGCCAACACCGGTGTTGTAAAACTCGGCGATGGGCGGGTTGTTTGTCTGACAGAAACAATTAAAGGGTCCATTGTCATCGATCCGGATACATTGGATACGATCGGGAAATTCGAATACAGCGATAACTTGGGGGGATTGATTCATTCGGCGCATCCCACTGTAGCAGATACCGAATTCCTGACCCTGTTGCCGGAATTGATAAATCCTGGATATTCAGTGGTGACGATGGATCCGGGTACAAACGAGATGCGGGTTATCGGCAGGGTCAGTTGTAGGGGAGGGCCCGCACCTGGATGGGTCCATTCTTTCCCTTTGACGGTGCATTATGTGGTGGTGCCGGAGATGCCGCTTAGGTATTGTGCACAAAACTTGCTTAAGGCGGAGCCAACGCCACTCTTCAAGTTCGAGTGGCATCCCGAGTCCAAAGGTTACATGCATGTTATGTGCAAGGCTAGTGGCAAGATT GTGGCAAGTGTAGAAGTTCCACTATACGTGACATTCCATTTCATAAATGCATACGAAGAGAAAGATGAAGATGGGAGAGTGACGGCCGTCATCGCCGATTGCTGCGAACACAACGCCGACACCACCATCTTGCAGAAGCTCTGCCTACAAAATCTATACTTGGAATATTTACTCCTGACAGTCAACCAAATTTAA